Below is a window of Solanum stenotomum isolate F172 chromosome 7, ASM1918654v1, whole genome shotgun sequence DNA.
GTTACTAATTGTcttctttaaaattttgtaGCCAGTGTGAGGTCTCAAATTAAACATGTCATATCATTCCTACAAGGGAGTGTTATTAAGGCGAAACAAacgaaaaatattgaaatttaaaagttattaaAATATAGAAAGTAAACGTTTTTCTATAATCcaactaaaaaaagaagaaaaagacatataaattaaaattaatcgAATAATTTAGTTTGGATCACCCTTTAGCTAGTAATTTCTTAAGTACACGGAAGTAATTATATATAGTACTTGATTTATCAATGACAATTATGTATAACCATTTCACACAAACAACTTTGTGATAACGAAAATGACGTGTCCAAttaatccaaaaataaaatcgaCATCAGAAGTCGATGTTCTAATTGATCTTTGATAATAATATTGTTATCAAGAATAGTTAATGTAGCATGTAAATAAGAAACTCTTGAAGATTTAATACGATACTTTATGGTACAAGCTTATAATAGCCCTACACCATTTGATACCTTACTCTGATCTAAGATATGAAACAACGAGATCTGACTAAGCTATTACATTTGAGGtgcacaaaattaattatagtaatagagtttttattatttgtattaaaataatgtTGTAAAATGAGAGCAAAATACTATANAgagtttttattatttgtattaaaataatagTTACTCCAAAAGGTACAACtattattcttttttcattctttcacgTGTTGGAATTATTTGAGGACAATTAGACgtataacaaaagaaaattacacGTTATAGGGTACTATTTAAGGgtaaaaattatttgtattaaatatttacatcaatgtaataataaaatatataatttctaAATCACGTAAATACAGTAACTTTTATTTGATTCTATACATATGTTTAGAAAATCTGCTAAATATCTATTACTATTTGAATTGAATCGAATTTGagattattataaatattcattaattttaaattttaaatacgcTTCCAACCTAATGGATATGTATATCTTTGTGGCTATATATTGATGATGAATATTTTTAGGAAAGGGATTGATGAACAAATTTGAAAGCATGTTTATAATTACTTTAATTAGTTGTAATTGGACGAAACAGGTAGATGGTCTATTATGTTGTTTGGCTAAATTAATTAGTAGCTAGCTGATAATTTAAATTCTTGATTACAAAGTTTCTCccactcaaaaataaaataaaaaataaattagtttaaaTCAATTCAATAGCAGATAATGAACGATCTTGAGTTTGaactttaaattaaagataagaACGCTTCTCCCTTTAGTGGGgttctaaaaaatatatgggAATCTTTTAGCTATTTCTCTCCtaacaaaaaaaacaacaaaaaatattagtgTGCATTTAAATGATTCATCAAGTTGACTTTACTTCTAAGTATTGCATTTGAACTTGGGTTAACTATTTGAAGACTATTGATAGTTTAGGAggaatctgaataaaatatgttaaatttaacggatttttaggtattttgtcattttaattttaatttttgtgatatataattcaataccttcaaataattaaaatgtatcTTTTTGATTCCTCAcataaaaaatgtgaaatatttGAACAATTCTTTAGAAGTGAACACATGCGTAATTAAATGATATAACAATTAATATatagttttgaaaatttgtgaaTATTTAtaagtgaatggactaaaagTGCATGTTTCAATTAGTACTTGAAGGTTAAATGCACTTAGTCAGAAATTACaaagattaaaattataatttattaataatggaaggataaaaaatgcaattaagaaaacaacTTGTTTTCAATCTATATTAATAGCATGTCATTatctataataaaataaaaacataattttaactttctcgaagaaataattgttgaattaTATTATTAGAAATTTCAGATTAAATTATGTAGTTTCACTAGATTTCAGGTGGGATGTTGTCGACAAATGTTTGgtttatttcaatatatttaatttaaaactatataatataatggtAAGAACGTGCAATGATCCCTAGAAAAAAACGTATTATACATTGATGTGcctaacatatattttatttttgggttgatcattaattcatttcattgttaatttagattattttatttcgtttaaATTCAATCCAATTTGTCTATTTAATATCACTAtcatataattaatattgtGAAAGTTAGAATTAATTTGAACAACAcaagaggaaaaaaaagagatataGGAGTAATAGGTAACTTAtgacttatatatatacttatatgGTGAATGGATTCATTTGAATCCCCTTTGGTGGAAACTATTACCcgtttatatatgattaaaattattctttaggtatatataatagatgtcgaactCCCTTCGATTAGTTCGTATTTTTACtccttcagattttgaaccccttattAAAAATCATAGCTCTACCCTGACCATATCCTCTGGAAaccattattaattaaagtggAACCTAGAAGACTTAAAATCCTAccttatatataataataatgtgaGAGAACCACTACACCATTCATAAATGTTAggattttttaaatgtattacaAAATTCATAATTGAAGTAAGTATCGTTAGACTAATAATCATTATCTTTTTAATAGTGAAGAATCTTGTATGATTAGTTCCTaaattctaaatcaatgtaCAATCATGATGACCAAATGTTGGTTCCCCACAGAATTTAGTGAAGTTGGaactttaaaaagaaatattaaaaaaaaaccaataaTAAGAAATGCTTTTGGAAGGATTTAAATGAATTTTCTAGCAAACACTATCGTGGTATATGTCATGAATGATCTTAAGGCATAGGTACAAATACTTTAGTTAAAGATAATTAGAGCTTTTTTTGGACGAAGATTATGATGAAATGAATATATAGGAATATGTTCATATTTAATTAGACGTTTTTGACTCGTACcttgaaaatataataagtaaTAATACAAAAACCTCAACAATTTCGATATTACTTACATCATGTctcaaaaatttctcaaattataATAATCTCGAATTTTCAGAATTGGCAGATACATTGATCCTTCGCCCGATACATAGCAAACGATACATAAGTTGTGTATAAGataaataagttatgtatcagatacataacTATAAACCAAGTTTATACCGATTtaggtttgaaataattgaggttatgtatcaacaataacatttgTTTCAGATACATTATACACAAACAAGGTTGTAGTGTGTATCTGATAGAAGTGGAGTGATATATCCAAATGTTAAGAGAgcgagaaagaaaaaaaaggatttttgcaattaattcaaatggtgagattttttttttaaagattatacTATCTTAAGTCGTGTAATCACATAATTTTCCCTAATAAAGCTTTGAACAAAAAAACTTCTtcctctaaaataaattaaaacggagaGAATATTATTTGCTTCGAAAATGACAAGGAAAACATGAAGCACATATACCTAgctagaaaatataaatatagtaCTTTTTTTAGGTTATATTATTGACTTTGAAGGAACATGATAATATGCCCCCATCAATAATAAATAGCATTTGCTCAGTGTACTGcctaatatttttctaaaaataatgaagaataataCCACGTGCTTCCCTTAgaaatttattcaaaataaaaaagacgcattaaaaatgttttagatttaatttatatatactaaTCGTAAATAAACTTTTGCgatattattattgtatattaatAAATGTGCCTTATTTTCCATGTTACTGATGATCTCATTACCATAAACGATTACTTATACTTATCTTTTAGGTGACTAGATAGACAATCGacaatttatttcttcttttggtgGGAGGGGtgccatttttttaattttatttttcttgttctaCTATTACTAGTTACAgtagcccgtgctagcacgagCCCAAcgtatatttttagtttttattttaatttatgtgacattaataaaattttaacggtcaaacaatttttttgtatgttctttaaattttaagttgttgattattgtggttaataatactttatatgtaattttcaatattctcttagtcccaatttatgtgtcatttatagaatttcgaaagtcaagcaaattttgtatatgtcttttagattttgaagttatttaattattatgagttATAACACATTTTACGTATATATTACTTTTTCTATTCCAAACTATGTGACATtagtagaattttgagagttgatcaaattttttgtctgtcctttaaattttgaagttgctaattattgtgtgatttgtagtacgttttatgttatttcaaataatatatgttatttcctctATCCTAATTCATATGGCACTAATAGATTTTGAGCTTCAACCAAGTTTTATAGatgtctttataatattttagggtttaattaCCTCTTTTTGATCTTTAATCAATTAATATGCTTTCTTCACAATCATCAATAGAGCTACCTTAAACGGTGATGTGGCGCTCTCTATGGCCTTcattctcatttttcttttttctccttttttgaatttttctcaatgatagtatttttaaaagttattttcataactcacacttcttcatattcataaattatacttttaattagtattaataatattcataactttcaaaccttttatattcataaccccaaaaaattcaattttacattaaatttaaatattcaatgCCTTTCTTTCTTTGGAGAGAAAtaacattaaattaaaatgtttgccTCAATATGCTTAAGATGCTAGAATTCTTAAAGTTCATTTTAACTTTATGTATTCTTTTGTTGGAATaggtttctttttattttgtatgtagtttgttgatgatttttaagaattttttttttcctttttgttaatCTTATTAGAACTTTTGTTATATATGTTGTATGTTATTTAATATATTGATagatttttaggatttttttaaaatttttctttatgttaatCTTATTTGAACTTTTATTGTATTAAGTAAAAAGTATTCTAATTAATTCTACTAAAGATTCACTAATTGAATGTTgagagaaattaattaatgtgagaaAAGTACTGAAAGAAAGACTTAATCCTACTCCATCCGTCCAATAATTATTGTctattatactattttggaatgtccTACAATACTTGtgcactttatgaaatcaatggatagtTTACCCCTTATCATTatctaaattgctaattattgttgtatgatttgtaatatcttttacgcacttttcaaataataaaggttatttcttctttctcaatttatgtggtactaataaaatttcgagattcaatcaattttttttgtctttaaaatgttatattgttaattactgtaaattattgtactttctaagtaattttcaaataatatatattatttcatttgtccaatttatgtgtcaccgataaatttgaagagttaatcagatcttttacatatttttatatcttttgaatatttaagtaaataattattgtgatttataatattttatacaattatttaaaaaaaattaaacaacaaacaaaacgaattcatcataggaaaattaccaaagcatccttcaaggatatttttgtccaaagtggaaatattgtgtaaaaaatgtgtatttattgtgattttgaatgttttgtggggtaataggacgcacacaaagttaaggtgtctttttaaaaatctgggacaacttcaagtatcacttaatgttttttctcaaaatctaatttactttcgtaaactatgtgtcatatcaaaatcaaattaacaaattcaaaaggaatgagtaataaatagctcatacaacgacatatttattatttaaaagaagtaCTCCTTTTagttgaaagctaacaagatagttacaatgtaactaaatactataaaaatctttgcattgtggcttattttatatatatataaatgggcccaaatgagGTAGGTAATTAATAGTGTTAAATtgtcaaataatataaattttaaaggtacaactataaaagaagaatgtacaacactatctaagcacatatcatcaaacacttgtcatgtgctaagtagtagatattcccacttattatatatatatatatatatatatatgggccCAAATGAGGTAGGTAATTATtggtgttaaattgtccaataatataaattttaaaggtacaaccataaaagaagaatgttacAACATTATCTAAACACATATCATTcaacacttgtcatgtgctaagtagtaAATATTCCCACTTATTGAGAATAGTAGGTGAAAAACTTGAATATAGCATATAATGATATATGATGTAAGAGGGAGTTTCAGTGCCAAAATAGGTAGCAGGTCGACGTGCTTGCTTTAGCACTTGAgggtattttagttttttttttgcaaatttttattttaatttgtttatcatatttattttttgatgttttatatatttgaaaaatacattaaaaaaatactataaattatgataattaacaacttaaatatttaaacgCAAAAAATTGGACTCTTGAAATTTCAttggtgccacataaattaggaaAAAGTAATTCtatcttgaaatttgaaaatgatgTAAAGAGTACtataaatctcaataattaaaaacttgaatttttttaaattgtatttgtgtcatataaattgggacaaagagagtaatttatagtattatttaaaaattactttaaaatattataaatcataataattaataatttaaaatatttaaaaaatatttaagaactTAGATGACTCTCTAAGTTTCATTTGACACATAATGAGACAGAGAGTAATATCTATTGAGTCAGCATCTAGTATATATTAGTCATGTAAGTATgatttattaattgaaaaaaaagaagtattcTTGGTAATTACTATAATATTGATCACTCATTATATCTCTCCTTTCTTCTccaatattttgtattttcatcatCCATGGCCTCTACTActaatttctttattattcttCTCTTTATCatctctttttccttcttcttattTCTCCTTTGCTATTTTGTTAGACTAAAGTTTTTATGCAAATGTGAAATTTGTCAATGTTACATGACATCAAGTTGGTACCCTCAATTCACAAATTTATGTGATTGGTATACTCATCTTCTTCAAAAATCTCCTACTAGAACTATTCACATCCATGTTCTTGGCAACACCATCACCGCAAACCCTAAAAATGTCGAATACATGCTCAAAACAAGATTTGATAATTTTCCAAAAGGGAAAAATTTCTCAACAATCTTAGGTGATTTTCTTGGTAGAGGTATCTTCAATGTGGACGGAGATTTATGGCAATTTCAAAGGAAAATGGCTATTCTTGAACTAAGACGAAATTCAATAAGATCATTTGCATTTGACGTAATGAACAATGAAATCCAAAATAGACTTATCCCATTATTAGCTTGTGTTGCTAATAATAAAGATAAGATTTTGGATTTACAAGATGTTTTTAGGAgattttcttttgattgtatTTGTAGATTTTCCTTTGGATTAGATCCAAAGTGTTTGGAATTATCACTTCCAATTTCACAATTTGCTATTTCCTTTGACTTAGCTTCACAATTATCAGCTAAAAGAGCTATGCATGTGTCTTCAATTGTATGGAAAATCAAGAGATTTTTCAACATAGGGAGTGAAAGGAAGTTGAAAAAAGCCATCAAATTGATCAACATACTAGCACAAGAAGTCATAAGGCAACGCCGAAAATTAGGGTTTTCGAATCATAAGGATCTTTTATCAAGATTCATGCAAGGGGATATCGTCAATGAGACATACTTAAAAGATATTGTGATTAGTTTCCTCTTAGCTGGACGAGACACGGTGGCATCTGCATCAACAAGCTTGTTTTGGCTACTCGCGGAGAATCCACGAGTAGCTGAGAGAATTAGAGATGAAGCAAATGAAGTTCTTGGACTAAATCAAGAACTCACAAGTTGTGAACAATTGAGAGATCTTCATTATTTGCAAGCATGTGTTTATGAGAGTATGAGACTTTACCCTCCAATCCAATTTGATTCTAAGTTTTGTTTGGAGGATGATTTTTTACCTGATGGGACTTTTGTTAAAAAGGGAACTAGGGTTACTTATCATCCTTATGCTATGGGAAGAATGGAAGAATTATGGGGTGTCGATTGTTTAGAATTCAAGCCAGAGAGATGGATTAATAAAGACGGTATTTTTTCCCAAGAAAACCCTTATAAGTATCCAGTTTTTCAAGCTGGGGTAAGGGTTTGTTTGGGTAAAGAAATGGCTCTTGTTGAGCTTAAAAGTATGGCTCTTTCATTCCTCCGACGATTTAACGTTGAATTAGCTCATCCATCACACCATATCCCTCAATTCTCTCCTGGTCTGACCGCCTCGTTTCGTGGCGGTTTGCCAGTATTTGTAAGGGAAATTAAGAGTACTACTTAATCTTGAAATTAAACTTGCTTTTGCTTGTTGACaaatgtaagtttttttttctccatataACTAAGGGCATAATATTTTTCCCCTTTTGGCCAGAATTGGCTTTTTATGGGATGTCATTATGATCAATTTCATTCAATTTGGTCCTactatttttatgtaatttttattcctttcaCTATTCTATAAAATATCTACCCAATTAGTGCATAAACTCAGTTTGATTAGcacattaaataattttataatttctcTGCAGAGATTC
It encodes the following:
- the LOC125871118 gene encoding cytochrome P450 94C1-like encodes the protein MASTTNFFIILLFIISFSFFLFLLCYFVRLKFLCKCEICQCYMTSSWYPQFTNLCDWYTHLLQKSPTRTIHIHVLGNTITANPKNVEYMLKTRFDNFPKGKNFSTILGDFLGRGIFNVDGDLWQFQRKMAILELRRNSIRSFAFDVMNNEIQNRLIPLLACVANNKDKILDLQDVFRRFSFDCICRFSFGLDPKCLELSLPISQFAISFDLASQLSAKRAMHVSSIVWKIKRFFNIGSERKLKKAIKLINILAQEVIRQRRKLGFSNHKDLLSRFMQGDIVNETYLKDIVISFLLAGRDTVASASTSLFWLLAENPRVAERIRDEANEVLGLNQELTSCEQLRDLHYLQACVYESMRLYPPIQFDSKFCLEDDFLPDGTFVKKGTRVTYHPYAMGRMEELWGVDCLEFKPERWINKDGIFSQENPYKYPVFQAGVRVCLGKEMALVELKSMALSFLRRFNVELAHPSHHIPQFSPGLTASFRGGLPVFVREIKSTT